The stretch of DNA TACCGGATGCTCGGGTCGGCCTTCGAGGCCGAGGACGCGGTGCAGGAGACGCTGGTCCGGGCCTGGTCGAAGTACGGCGGGTTCGAGGGGCGGTCGGCGCTGCGCACCTGGCTGTACCGGATCGCCACCAACGTCTGCCTGGACATGGCACCGGCGCCGCAGCGGCGGGCCCGGCCGATGGACCTCTCGGCGCCCTGCCCGGCCGGTGCACCGGACTTGGCGCAGCTGGAGGAGCGGGTCTGGGTCGGTCCGGTGCCGGACGAGCGGGTGCTGTTCGGGGATCCGGCCGAGGTGGCGGTGGGGCGGGAGACGGTGCGGCTGGCCTTCGTCTCGGCGCTGCAGAAGCTGCCGGCCCGGCAGCGCGCGGTGCTGATCCTGCGGGAGGTGCTGGCCTGGTCGGCGGCGGAGACGGCCGAGCTGCTTGAGACCACGGCCGCCTCGGTCAACAGCGCACTCCAGCGGGCCCGGGCCACCCTGGCCGCCGACGGCGGAGTGCCGGAGGCCGACACCTTCGAGCCACTGGACGAGACGCAGCAGGCGCTGCTGGCACGGTACGTGACCGCGTTCGAGGCCTTCGACATCGAGGCGTTGACCAGCCTGCTGCACGAGGACGCGGTGCTCAACATGCCGCCGTACCGGATGTGGGTGCGGGGCATGGCCGAGCTGGGGGAATGGTGGCGGGGCACCGGCAGCGGCTGCCGCGGGTCCCGCCTGCTCCCGGTCGAGGCGAACGGCACCCCGGCCTTCGCCCAGTACCGCCCGGCCGAGGACGGTGACGGCTGGACCCCGTGGGGCCTCACCCTGCTGGAGATCACCGACGGCCGGATCGCGACGATGACCAACCACCTGGACGCCGAGCGGCTCTTCCCGCTCTGGGGGCTTCCGGCACGACTGCCGCTGCGGCTGCCGGTGCGCTGAGCCGTTCGGTGGCGGTGGCGGTGGCGGTGGCGGTGGCGGTGGCCGCGGGTCGCGGGAAGCCGCCGGTCGGGTCGGCGGTACCGAGGGCTGGCTCTGGCCGCCCGGGCGCCTGCCGTCCATGGTCGCGGACCTGCTCAGTGCTGCGGCATCGGTACACCGGCGGCGCGGAGCCCGGCCTCAGTGAGCGCCGTCAGGCGGGCGGCTACCGGCGCCTGGTCGTCGCGGTGGCTGTTGATCAGCCGGTACTGGGTGGAGGCCCTGGCCCAGGCCCGCAGGCTCGCCTGGTCGCCGAGCAGGGCGGGGTCGGCGAGGTACCGGTCGACCATGGCGGTCGCCAGCTCCTCGATCCTCGGGTCGTCCGGGGCCCAACCCTCGGCCTCCCGGGCCAGCTTGACCAGGCGGACGTACTCGGGGTCGCCCAGCCCGCGTTCGAGCTGGGTCAGGAGGCCCTCGAAGGCCTCGGGCACCAGCGCCAAGGCCATGACCAGGGCCTCGCGTTGGGCGGCCACGTAGTCGGGGTCGAGGCCGAGGCCCGCCATACGCCCCAGTGCGGCGCAGGCGCGGTCCGGGAGCAGGGCCCGATCGCCGTCGGCGAGCCGCTGCAGGGTGGCTCGGCGGGCGGTCAACTCGGCTATCCGCTCGGTGAGTTGCCGCTCGGTTTCGGCGAGCGCGGCGTCGAACCGGGCGGCGTCGGCACCGAGCATGGGCCCGATCTCGGCCAGCGGCACGCCGGCGGCGGCCAGCGTCCGCACCTGCACCAGCTGCAGCAACTCGCCTGACCCGTACCGCCGGTAGCCGGAGCCGTCCCGCTCCGGCTCGGCGACCAGGCCGAGCTTGTGGTAGTGCCGCACCGTCTTCACCGTGACGCCGACGAACGCCGCGGCCCGCCCGATCGTGACCCCGTTCCCCATCAGGCCAGCGTGCCGCAGAACACGGCTTCGACCAAACGCTGCTGGGCGCTCGCGAAGGCCGGTGCGATCGACAGCTCGGCGTCGTCCACCCAAGTCAGCCCGGCCGTCAGGGTGGTGCGGCCGTCGGCGCTGCCGTACATCAGCGCCGCCGAGCCCATGGTGGCGCCGTTGTGGTGGAACACCGGGCCGGCCGCCGTCTGCTGCGCGAACACCCCCAGGCCGTAGCCGACGGTGGCCTCCGGGCTCCGCATCTCGGCCAGCAGTCTGGCCGGCAGCAGCCTGCCGCCCATCAGGGCCGAGAAGTAAATGTGCAGGTCACGGGTGGTCGAGATCAGGTCGCCACCGGCGCCGACCCAGGACGGGTTCTGCCGGGTGACGTCGATGGTCCGCTGCCGCCCGCCGTCCTCGTAGCGGTAGTAGCCGTGGTTGTGCGGCTCGGGGAGCTCCGCAGAGGCGCCCGGTGCCACCGTGCCGGTGAGCCCCAACGGCTCCAGCACCAGCCGCCGCAGCTCCTCGGCGAACGGGCGTCCGGTGACCCGCTCGATCACCAGCCGGGCCAGCACGTAGTTGGTGTTCGCGTAGCTCCAGCCCGCGCCCGGCGCGAACCGGACCGGCTCGGCGAGCGACAGTCGCACCAACTCCTCGGGCAGGTAGGTCCGGAACCGGTTGTCCACCCACTCCTTGCCCTGCCAGGGGACGCCGAGGACGACCGTGCCGTCCTCGTAGAGCTCTCCGGTGTGGTTGAAGATCCCGCTGGTGTGCTGCAGCAGCATCCGGACCGTGATCCGCCGGTCGATACCGAACTCCGGCAGCAGGTCGGCGACCTGGTGATCCAGCCCGAGCCTGCCCTCGTCGACCAGCAGGAGCACCACGGTGGCGACGAAGCTCTTGGTGCTGCTGCCGATCCGGAAGTGCCCGTCCGTCAGCGGTGCGGCGTCCCCCTTCAGCTCCCGCCGGCCGGCGCTACCGACCCATTCGCCACGCTCGTCGTTCACCCGGAGCTGGACCCCGAGGAAGCCGGACGCGGCCAACTCCTCGATCGCCTCCTGCAGTTCGGTTCGA from Kitasatospora sp. MMS16-BH015 encodes:
- a CDS encoding sigma-70 family RNA polymerase sigma factor, coding for MPGTNGRDDAVELLEPYRRELTAYCYRMLGSAFEAEDAVQETLVRAWSKYGGFEGRSALRTWLYRIATNVCLDMAPAPQRRARPMDLSAPCPAGAPDLAQLEERVWVGPVPDERVLFGDPAEVAVGRETVRLAFVSALQKLPARQRAVLILREVLAWSAAETAELLETTAASVNSALQRARATLAADGGVPEADTFEPLDETQQALLARYVTAFEAFDIEALTSLLHEDAVLNMPPYRMWVRGMAELGEWWRGTGSGCRGSRLLPVEANGTPAFAQYRPAEDGDGWTPWGLTLLEITDGRIATMTNHLDAERLFPLWGLPARLPLRLPVR
- a CDS encoding MerR family transcriptional regulator, which gives rise to MGNGVTIGRAAAFVGVTVKTVRHYHKLGLVAEPERDGSGYRRYGSGELLQLVQVRTLAAAGVPLAEIGPMLGADAARFDAALAETERQLTERIAELTARRATLQRLADGDRALLPDRACAALGRMAGLGLDPDYVAAQREALVMALALVPEAFEGLLTQLERGLGDPEYVRLVKLAREAEGWAPDDPRIEELATAMVDRYLADPALLGDQASLRAWARASTQYRLINSHRDDQAPVAARLTALTEAGLRAAGVPMPQH
- a CDS encoding serine hydrolase; translation: MTTDLSGVRQNRTELQEAIEELAASGFLGVQLRVNDERGEWVGSAGRRELKGDAAPLTDGHFRIGSSTKSFVATVVLLLVDEGRLGLDHQVADLLPEFGIDRRITVRMLLQHTSGIFNHTGELYEDGTVVLGVPWQGKEWVDNRFRTYLPEELVRLSLAEPVRFAPGAGWSYANTNYVLARLVIERVTGRPFAEELRRLVLEPLGLTGTVAPGASAELPEPHNHGYYRYEDGGRQRTIDVTRQNPSWVGAGGDLISTTRDLHIYFSALMGGRLLPARLLAEMRSPEATVGYGLGVFAQQTAAGPVFHHNGATMGSAALMYGSADGRTTLTAGLTWVDDAELSIAPAFASAQQRLVEAVFCGTLA